The following are from one region of the Variovorax sp. V213 genome:
- a CDS encoding ABC transporter permease: MRFIFKTSYDQDIRLARHGGHVFWYGLLVAFLIVAPWAIDEYWLAQLTFVLIYGIVGLGLMLLAGFTGQFSIGHAAFLGAGAYTQGVLTNLGVPFPIALLAAAALSAAVGVVVALPALRVKGIYLGIATLSFGFIVEEVFARWESVTGGNAGLHVKSPQLFGWSLGSGNGFYFLCLVVAVLSTLGILNLLRSPTGRAFVAIRDSEISAQSMGIHLARYKTMSFAISAALAGLGGALYAHKLSFISPDQFNILQSIDLLLMVVIGGLGSVHGAFLGAIFLIAMPQLISMGKDWLPAVVGQAPGLQGLVYGLVLIAFVLFEPLGLYGRWLKIRTWLQLFPFYRKGLFKRQKSFTKSDRLR; this comes from the coding sequence CTACGACCAGGACATCCGCCTCGCGCGGCACGGCGGCCATGTGTTCTGGTATGGCCTCCTGGTCGCGTTCCTCATCGTCGCGCCATGGGCGATCGACGAATACTGGCTCGCGCAGCTGACATTCGTGCTGATCTACGGCATCGTCGGATTGGGGTTGATGCTGCTGGCGGGCTTCACGGGCCAGTTCTCGATCGGCCATGCGGCCTTTCTCGGCGCGGGTGCCTACACGCAGGGCGTGCTGACCAACCTGGGCGTGCCGTTTCCGATCGCGCTGCTCGCGGCCGCGGCGCTGTCTGCGGCGGTGGGCGTGGTGGTGGCCTTGCCGGCCTTGCGCGTGAAGGGCATCTACCTCGGCATCGCGACGCTGTCGTTCGGCTTCATCGTCGAGGAGGTGTTCGCGCGCTGGGAGAGCGTCACGGGCGGCAATGCGGGGCTGCACGTGAAGTCGCCGCAACTCTTCGGCTGGTCGCTGGGGTCGGGCAACGGCTTCTACTTCCTGTGCCTGGTGGTGGCGGTGCTCAGCACACTGGGCATCCTGAATCTGCTGCGCTCGCCGACGGGACGGGCCTTCGTCGCCATCCGCGATTCGGAGATTTCGGCGCAGAGCATGGGCATTCACCTGGCGCGCTACAAGACGATGTCGTTCGCGATCTCGGCCGCGCTCGCGGGGTTGGGCGGCGCACTGTATGCGCACAAGCTCAGCTTCATTTCGCCGGACCAGTTCAACATCCTGCAGTCGATCGACCTGCTGCTGATGGTGGTGATCGGCGGGCTGGGTTCGGTGCACGGCGCATTCCTGGGTGCGATCTTCCTGATCGCGATGCCGCAACTGATCTCGATGGGCAAGGACTGGTTGCCGGCCGTGGTCGGCCAGGCGCCGGGGCTGCAGGGGCTGGTGTACGGCCTGGTGCTGATCGCCTTCGTGCTGTTCGAGCCGCTGGGGCTTTATGGCCGCTGGCTCAAGATCCGAACCTGGCTGCAGCTCTTCCCGTTCTACCGCAAGGGCCTGTTCAAGCGGCAGAAGTCGTTCACCAAGTCGGATCGACTGAGATGA
- a CDS encoding ABC transporter ATP-binding protein gives MSSGDILLSAKDLSVRFGGVLAVNKVSFDVRRGEVFTLIGPNGAGKTTVFNLISRIYTPTMGEITWHGEAAGPLALTHQAPHAIAALGIARTFQNIELFEHATVLHNLLIGRHTHRQTGFWSEVFFTPATRRAEIAAREKAEQVIELLDLQHHRDSMVAGLPYGVRKVVELARALCTEPKLLLLDEPSSGLNVEETADMAFWIQDIQHELGVSVLMVEHDMSLVSKVSDRVLAMNMGEVLATGTPREVQADARVIEAYLGTVDDVSSLRRVAA, from the coding sequence ATGAGCAGCGGCGACATTCTTCTTTCGGCGAAAGACCTGAGCGTGCGCTTCGGCGGCGTGCTCGCGGTCAACAAGGTGAGCTTCGACGTGCGGCGCGGCGAGGTGTTCACGCTGATCGGCCCGAATGGCGCGGGCAAGACGACGGTGTTCAACCTCATCAGCCGCATCTACACGCCGACCATGGGCGAGATCACGTGGCACGGCGAAGCGGCCGGTCCGCTGGCCTTGACGCACCAGGCGCCACACGCAATTGCCGCGCTCGGCATTGCGCGCACCTTCCAGAACATCGAACTCTTCGAGCATGCCACCGTGTTGCACAACCTGCTGATCGGCCGCCACACGCATCGGCAGACGGGTTTCTGGAGCGAGGTGTTCTTCACACCCGCGACGCGGCGCGCCGAAATTGCGGCGCGCGAGAAGGCGGAGCAGGTGATCGAGCTGCTGGACCTGCAGCATCACCGGGATTCGATGGTGGCCGGCTTGCCCTATGGCGTTCGCAAGGTGGTGGAACTCGCGCGTGCGCTGTGCACCGAGCCCAAGCTGCTGCTGCTCGATGAGCCCTCGTCCGGTCTCAATGTCGAGGAGACGGCCGACATGGCGTTCTGGATCCAGGACATCCAGCACGAGCTGGGTGTGTCGGTGCTGATGGTCGAGCACGACATGTCGCTGGTGTCGAAGGTGTCGGACCGCGTGCTGGCCATGAACATGGGCGAGGTGCTGGCGACCGGCACGCCGCGCGAGGTGCAGGCGGACGCGCGTGTCATCGAGGCTTATCTCGGGACTGTGGACGACGTGAGCAGCTTGAGGAGGGTGGCGGCATGA